In the genome of Bradyrhizobium sp. CB3481, the window GTTGCGGATCGCGGTCGCGTTCCCGGTCAGCTTGGTGACATGCCCGATGATGGCCGGCGCCACGCTGCCGCTGCCGTCGGCTTGCGCAAACTGCATGTGCCCGCTCAGCGCGCTGACGATGTCGCCGGTGAGATGGGCGCCATCGGGCGAGGCCAGCGCCGCGCGCTTCTCGCCCTTGAAGTAGTCGCGCAGCACCACCTCGTGGTCGCCGCTGCTCAGGACGAGGTCAACGCCGGACCGCTTGAAGTCGCCATGGAAGAGCAGATGAGCATCAGAAATAATTATGGCGTCGGAAGGCGCCTGTGTCGAAATCTTGTCGACGTGAAGCTTGCTGGAAGACGAAAGATGGCCGTGCTGTGACAGCGGCCCAAGGTCAATGTCCGCGCCGGCGAGGGGATCAAGTCCGCCCGATCCGAATTTGCCGGCGTAGTTCAATGGGGCACCGCATCTAAATGGTTAAGAATTATAAAATTTCCCTGCGGGATTTTCATACCACGCAGGTAACCAACACAAAAGTACGCACGCCGCGAACACCCTCTATATGAGGTGTGCCTGCAACAGGTCCGAAAAGGACCGGGGAACTGTCGGGCGGGAGTATGGCAATGGCAAGGCCAAATTTCACACGCCGAACCGAAAAATTAGGCAGCGCCCGCGCCCAGGGACAAAGGCCAATAGTCAGAATAACTTATCTTCGCCGCACCGCACCGAATCCGGCTCTCTCTTAGGGGATCCAAGGCTGCCTTGGCGCCAAAGTCCAGCTACTGGAATCGCCAGATGCACCGCGAGACCGATGGCCGTTCTGGGGTTGTAAGCCCCTCCGACCGGCCCGCCCGATTAGGTTAATCCACCAGCCGCCGGAGCCGGGTGCGCACCGGTGATGTCGGCCGCAACCGGTAAGATCTCCTTCAGGCTATTTCGCAACTCGGCCGCCGGCCGCCCCTCGCCTTAAGCAGATCAAAAGCCCATCCGCCCATCCTGTCGCCTGCAAATGATCCGGTCACGCGCAGGCCCTCCACGCCCGCCGATGCCCGGACAAGGGGCGTCAGATGGGGTTGTCGGTCTACGCACGCGCATGGCGTGCGGGCATCGTCGCGTGCGGCCTGGCCTGGTTCGCACCCGCGGGGCTGCGGGCTGAGACAGCGGATACGCCGGCGACGGCGGCGGTCGAGGTCCAGCCATCGGCGGAGCCGTTCGCCCTCGCCACCATCTCCCTCACCAGCGGCGGACTGCTCGACAAATGGCTCGGTGTGCAGCGCCGGCTCGACGACGAGATGGTGCAGCTCGAGCTCTGCGAAGGCGACCGTGACGGCTGCGTCTCACAGGCCGCAATCAAATTCCTCGACATTGTCGGCGCCGCCCGCCAGCGCGACGGCCGCGCCCGTCTCGGCGAAATCAACCGCACCATCAATCTTGCGATCCGGCCGGTCAATGACATCGCGCAACACGGCCAGATCGACGTCTGGACATCGCCGCTCGCAACGCTCGAACGCGGCGGCGGCGACTGCGAGGATTACGCGATCGCAAAGTTCGTCGCGTTGCGACGCGCCGGGCTCACGTCCGACGATCTCAGAATTGTGGTCTTGCACGACACCATTCGTGGCGAGGACCACGCGGTCGCCGCTGCG includes:
- a CDS encoding transglutaminase-like cysteine peptidase, which produces MGLSVYARAWRAGIVACGLAWFAPAGLRAETADTPATAAVEVQPSAEPFALATISLTSGGLLDKWLGVQRRLDDEMVQLELCEGDRDGCVSQAAIKFLDIVGAARQRDGRARLGEINRTINLAIRPVNDIAQHGQIDVWTSPLATLERGGGDCEDYAIAKFVALRRAGLTSDDLRIVVLHDTIRGEDHAVAAARLDGRWLILDNRRMAMVADADVRNFRPTFVISERGVMRYTDSSLLADASNRKPAASLVTSSLAAFANQPAEYTD